A window of Amycolatopsis australiensis contains these coding sequences:
- a CDS encoding L,D-transpeptidase yields the protein MIERRMVFKAALAAGAALVAAACSSSNDGTALPTGAANADGQGGAQPVAKITAEPAVNTKDVSVLKPVVIKVADGKLTECKVTADGGKAVKGDTAPDGLTWTSSEPLGYGKTYTYAAKATGTDGKPVELTGTFTTVAPAKQVRATLNPADNQTVGVAMPISVKFASPVKDRAAVEKALTVKTDKDVEGAWGWLSDSQVDYRPKEYWPQNITVNVEAKLYGVDLGGGAYGKADVTTKFKIGRNQVVKVNTPDHQMRVYRNGAQVKSYPCANGLDADVDRNTPNGTYIIMTKEPTAVFDNARYGYTNVNKKWACRFSNHGEYIHENQDNAANIGKTNNSHGCVNLLEADAKDYFDSAMIGDPVEITGSKLGPPMASDVKDWNYSWSAWKSLGAK from the coding sequence GTGATCGAACGGCGTATGGTCTTCAAGGCCGCCCTCGCGGCCGGGGCCGCACTGGTCGCCGCGGCGTGTTCGAGTTCCAACGACGGCACCGCGCTGCCCACGGGCGCGGCGAACGCCGACGGGCAGGGCGGGGCCCAGCCCGTGGCGAAGATCACAGCCGAGCCCGCCGTCAACACCAAGGACGTCTCCGTCCTCAAGCCCGTGGTGATCAAGGTCGCGGACGGCAAGCTCACCGAGTGCAAGGTGACCGCCGACGGCGGCAAGGCCGTCAAGGGCGACACCGCGCCCGACGGGCTCACCTGGACCAGCTCCGAGCCGCTCGGCTACGGCAAGACCTACACCTACGCGGCCAAGGCCACCGGCACCGACGGCAAGCCGGTCGAGCTCACCGGCACGTTCACCACGGTCGCCCCGGCCAAGCAGGTCCGCGCCACGCTCAACCCGGCCGACAACCAGACGGTCGGCGTCGCCATGCCGATCAGCGTCAAGTTCGCGTCGCCGGTCAAGGACCGCGCGGCGGTCGAAAAGGCGCTGACCGTGAAGACGGACAAGGACGTCGAAGGCGCCTGGGGCTGGCTGTCGGACAGCCAGGTCGACTACCGGCCGAAGGAGTACTGGCCGCAGAACATCACCGTGAACGTCGAGGCGAAGCTCTACGGCGTCGACCTCGGCGGCGGCGCGTACGGCAAGGCCGACGTCACGACGAAGTTCAAGATCGGCCGCAACCAGGTGGTCAAGGTCAACACCCCGGACCACCAGATGCGCGTCTACCGCAACGGTGCCCAGGTCAAGAGCTACCCGTGCGCGAACGGGCTGGACGCCGACGTCGACCGCAACACCCCGAACGGCACCTACATCATCATGACGAAGGAGCCGACGGCGGTGTTCGACAACGCCCGCTACGGCTACACGAACGTCAACAAGAAGTGGGCCTGCCGGTTCTCCAACCACGGCGAGTACATCCACGAGAACCAGGACAACGCGGCAAACATCGGGAAGACCAACAACTCCCACGGCTGCGTCAACCTGCTCGAAGCCGACGCCAAGGACTACTTCGACTCGGCGATGATCGGCGACCCGGTGGAGATCACCGGCTCGAAGCTCGGCCCGCCGATGGCCTCCGACGTCAAGGACTGGAACTACAGCTGGTCGGCCTGGAAGTCGCTGGGAGCGAAGTAA
- a CDS encoding UDP-N-acetylmuramate dehydrogenase: MNSARTPALPKLSAYTTLRLGGPARRFVSAVTSEDLVAAVREADAAGEPVLLLGGGSNLVVADAGFDGTLVEVATTGWRRDGAVVDVEAGQNWDAFVAALVEAGLGGLECLSGIPGSVGATPIQNVGAYGREVAESIVSLELYDRRTREVRTLKADELGFAYRTSVLKGTDSGVVLSVRFEVSEDGLSAPIRYAELARTLGVEIGARVPAAEAREAVLKLRRGKGMVLDPDDHDTWSAGSFFTNPIIPSAEAGAVLARITERVGAEVPQYPADGGVKLSAAWLIERAGFAKGYPGPGNRVSLSTKHTLALTNRGNATTEDLLALAREVRDGVHERFGVRLHPEPLLINCVI, translated from the coding sequence GTGAACTCCGCCCGAACTCCCGCGCTCCCGAAGCTCTCCGCGTACACCACGTTGCGTCTCGGCGGCCCGGCCCGCCGGTTCGTCAGCGCCGTGACCAGCGAAGACCTCGTCGCGGCCGTCCGCGAGGCGGACGCGGCGGGCGAGCCGGTGCTGCTGCTCGGCGGCGGCTCCAACCTGGTGGTCGCGGACGCGGGGTTCGACGGCACGCTGGTCGAGGTGGCCACCACCGGCTGGCGGCGCGACGGCGCGGTCGTGGACGTCGAGGCGGGCCAGAACTGGGACGCGTTCGTCGCCGCGCTGGTCGAGGCGGGCCTGGGCGGGCTCGAGTGCCTCTCCGGCATCCCGGGCAGCGTCGGCGCGACGCCGATCCAGAACGTCGGCGCGTACGGCCGCGAGGTCGCCGAGTCGATCGTGTCGCTGGAGCTGTACGACCGGCGGACGCGCGAGGTGCGCACCCTCAAGGCCGACGAGCTCGGCTTCGCCTACCGCACCAGTGTCCTGAAGGGCACCGACAGCGGTGTCGTCCTCTCGGTCCGCTTCGAGGTCAGCGAGGACGGCCTGTCCGCGCCCATCCGCTACGCCGAGCTGGCGCGGACGCTCGGTGTCGAGATCGGCGCCCGCGTCCCGGCGGCCGAAGCGCGCGAAGCCGTCCTGAAGCTGCGTCGCGGCAAGGGCATGGTCCTGGACCCCGACGACCACGACACGTGGAGCGCGGGCTCGTTCTTCACCAACCCGATCATCCCGTCCGCCGAGGCCGGGGCCGTGCTGGCGCGGATCACCGAGCGCGTCGGCGCCGAGGTCCCGCAGTACCCGGCCGACGGCGGCGTCAAGCTGTCGGCGGCCTGGCTGATCGAGCGCGCCGGCTTCGCCAAGGGGTACCCCGGACCGGGGAACCGCGTCTCGCTGTCGACCAAGCACACGCTCGCGCTGACCAACCGCGGCAACGCGACGACGGAGGACCTGCTGGCGCTGGCCCGGGAGGTCCGGGACGGCGTCCACGAGCGGTTCGGGGTCCGGCTGCACCCCGAACCGCTCTTGATCAACTGTGTCATTTGA
- a CDS encoding NAD(P)-dependent alcohol dehydrogenase, with amino-acid sequence MSTTTHAIAAPAPGAPLAPTTIERRDLRPDDVLIDIAYAGICHSDIHQAKEDWGQAIFPMVPGHEIAGVVAAVGSEVTRYRVGDRVGVGCMVDSCGECEYCRAGTEQFCVKGNVQTYNGVGYDGENTYGGYSNQIVVKDAFVCRIPEGIELDVAAPLLCAGITTYSPLRQWGAGPGKKVAVIGLGGLGHMAVKLAAAMGAEVTVLSQSLKKQEDGLKLGASEYYATSDESTFDVLKGKFDIILNTVSAKLPVDAYLGLLRVGGAMVNVGAPGEPLSYNAFSLLGGNKVLAGSMIGGIAETQEMLDFCAEHGIGAEIETIPADKVNEAYERVENSDVRYRFVIDAKTIGA; translated from the coding sequence ATGAGCACGACCACGCACGCCATCGCCGCTCCGGCGCCGGGCGCGCCGCTCGCGCCGACCACGATCGAGCGCCGTGACCTGCGTCCCGACGACGTGCTGATCGACATCGCCTACGCCGGCATCTGCCACAGCGACATCCACCAGGCCAAGGAGGACTGGGGGCAGGCGATCTTCCCCATGGTCCCGGGCCACGAGATCGCCGGTGTCGTCGCCGCGGTCGGTTCCGAGGTGACGAGGTACCGGGTCGGTGACCGGGTCGGGGTCGGCTGCATGGTCGACTCCTGCGGCGAGTGCGAATACTGCCGGGCCGGCACCGAGCAGTTCTGCGTCAAGGGCAACGTCCAGACGTACAACGGCGTCGGCTACGACGGCGAGAACACCTACGGCGGCTACAGCAACCAGATCGTCGTGAAGGACGCCTTCGTCTGCCGCATCCCCGAGGGCATCGAGCTCGACGTCGCCGCGCCGCTGCTCTGCGCGGGCATCACCACCTACTCGCCGCTGCGCCAGTGGGGCGCCGGCCCGGGCAAGAAGGTCGCGGTCATCGGCCTCGGCGGCCTCGGCCACATGGCCGTCAAGCTCGCCGCCGCGATGGGCGCCGAGGTGACGGTGCTCAGCCAGAGCCTCAAGAAGCAGGAGGACGGCCTCAAGCTCGGCGCTTCCGAGTACTACGCCACCAGCGACGAGTCGACGTTCGACGTGCTCAAGGGCAAGTTCGACATCATCCTCAACACCGTGTCGGCGAAGCTGCCGGTGGACGCCTACCTCGGCCTGCTACGGGTCGGCGGCGCGATGGTGAACGTCGGCGCGCCGGGCGAGCCGCTGTCGTACAACGCCTTCTCGCTGCTCGGCGGCAACAAGGTGCTGGCCGGGTCGATGATCGGCGGCATCGCCGAGACCCAGGAGATGCTGGACTTCTGCGCCGAGCACGGCATCGGCGCGGAGATCGAGACGATCCCGGCCGACAAGGTCAACGAGGCCTACGAGCGCGTCGAGAACTCCGACGTGCGCTACCGGTTCGTCATCGACGCCAAGACGATCGGCGCCTGA
- a CDS encoding SAM-dependent methyltransferase produces the protein MAHRSKLTPVGAPTRGTTNPNRLRRVDRWIASAPATSRLLRAADAPLVVDLGYGASPVTTVELARWLRRVRPDVRVLGLELDPVRVAVAQPAAVPPWLEFRRGGFELAGTRPVLVRAFNVLRQYQEDEVAGAWALVLGSMAPGGLLVEGTCDEIGRLSTWVLVSASGPLSLTLSMRLAGLDRPSTVAERLPKALIHRNVPGERVHALLTALDTCWATAAPHQAFGVRFRWLETVRLLAARGWPVLGPPSRIRLGELTVPWASVAPA, from the coding sequence GTGGCTCACCGAAGCAAACTGACCCCGGTCGGCGCGCCGACCCGCGGCACGACCAACCCGAACCGCCTCCGCCGGGTGGACCGGTGGATCGCTTCGGCACCGGCGACGTCCCGGCTGCTGCGCGCGGCCGACGCGCCACTGGTCGTCGACCTCGGCTACGGCGCTTCCCCGGTGACCACGGTCGAGCTGGCGCGGTGGCTGCGCCGGGTCCGGCCGGACGTGCGCGTGCTGGGCCTGGAGCTGGACCCCGTCCGGGTGGCGGTCGCGCAGCCCGCGGCCGTGCCGCCGTGGCTGGAGTTCCGCCGCGGCGGGTTCGAGCTGGCCGGGACGCGGCCGGTGCTGGTCCGGGCGTTCAACGTGCTGCGGCAGTACCAGGAGGACGAGGTCGCGGGCGCGTGGGCGCTGGTGCTGGGCTCCATGGCCCCGGGCGGGCTGCTGGTCGAAGGCACCTGCGACGAGATCGGCCGGCTGTCGACGTGGGTGCTGGTCTCGGCGTCCGGGCCGCTGTCGTTGACGCTGTCGATGCGGCTGGCCGGTCTCGACCGCCCGTCGACGGTGGCCGAGCGGCTGCCGAAGGCACTGATCCACCGGAACGTCCCCGGCGAGCGGGTGCACGCGTTGCTGACCGCCTTGGACACGTGCTGGGCGACCGCGGCCCCGCACCAGGCGTTCGGGGTCCGGTTCCGCTGGCTGGAGACGGTCCGGCTGCTGGCCGCGCGGGGATGGCCGGTGCTGGGTCCGCCGTCCCGCATCCGGCTCGGCGAGCTGACGGTCCCGTGGGCGTCGGTCGCCCCGGCGTGA
- the mshA gene encoding D-inositol-3-phosphate glycosyltransferase: MTSSIRRFRAAPRRIAVLSVHTSPLEQPGTGDAGGMNVYISQTATEMARRGVEVEVFTRATASDQPPVAELAPGVTVRHVQAGPFEPLGRDELPAQLCAFTSGVLRTEAFHEPGHYDLIHSHYWLSGQVGWLARDRWSVPLVHTAHTLAKVKNAALAEGDKPEPRLRVIGEEQVVAEADRLVANTAVEARQLIDLYDAEPDAVHAVPPGVDLERFTPGSRREARRSLGLADGDVVLAFAGRIQPLKAPDVLLHAAAALLRRRPELASRLVVLVVGGPSGTGLEQPQALRELAVTLGIERQVRFLPPQPGEALARVFRAADVVAVPSYNESFGLVALEAQACGTPVVAAEVGGLPVAVPHGVSGLLVPGHGAEEWAGALAAVALRPDRRAELAANAVVHARRFSWRRTTDALLDIYAQATSAFRHALDLRAEVAV, from the coding sequence GTGACCAGCTCCATCCGGAGGTTCCGAGCCGCGCCGCGCCGGATCGCGGTGCTGTCGGTGCACACTTCGCCGCTCGAGCAGCCCGGGACCGGTGACGCCGGCGGCATGAACGTGTACATCAGCCAGACGGCGACCGAGATGGCCCGCCGCGGGGTCGAGGTCGAGGTGTTCACCCGCGCCACCGCGTCCGACCAGCCGCCGGTGGCCGAGCTGGCGCCGGGCGTGACCGTGCGGCACGTCCAGGCGGGCCCGTTCGAGCCGCTGGGCCGCGACGAGCTGCCCGCGCAGCTGTGCGCGTTCACCTCCGGCGTGCTGCGCACCGAGGCCTTCCACGAGCCCGGCCACTACGACCTCATCCACTCGCACTACTGGCTGTCGGGCCAGGTCGGCTGGCTCGCCCGCGACCGGTGGTCGGTGCCGCTGGTGCACACCGCGCACACGCTCGCCAAGGTGAAGAACGCCGCGCTCGCCGAAGGCGACAAGCCCGAGCCGCGCCTGCGCGTGATCGGCGAGGAGCAGGTGGTCGCCGAAGCCGACCGGCTGGTCGCCAACACCGCGGTCGAGGCACGCCAGCTCATCGACCTCTACGACGCCGAACCGGACGCGGTGCACGCCGTGCCGCCGGGCGTCGACCTCGAGCGCTTCACGCCGGGCTCGCGGCGCGAGGCCCGCCGGTCCCTCGGCTTGGCCGACGGCGACGTCGTGCTGGCCTTCGCCGGCCGCATCCAGCCGCTCAAGGCGCCGGACGTGCTGCTGCACGCCGCGGCGGCCCTGCTGAGGCGACGGCCGGAGCTGGCTTCCCGGCTGGTCGTGCTGGTCGTCGGCGGGCCGTCCGGCACCGGGCTGGAGCAGCCGCAGGCGTTGCGGGAGCTCGCCGTCACGCTCGGTATCGAGCGGCAGGTGCGGTTCCTGCCGCCGCAGCCGGGCGAGGCGCTCGCCCGGGTCTTCCGCGCCGCCGACGTCGTCGCGGTGCCCAGCTACAACGAGTCGTTCGGGCTGGTCGCGCTGGAGGCGCAAGCCTGCGGGACGCCGGTGGTCGCGGCCGAGGTCGGCGGCCTGCCGGTGGCGGTGCCGCACGGCGTCTCCGGGCTGCTGGTGCCCGGGCACGGCGCCGAGGAGTGGGCCGGCGCGCTCGCCGCCGTCGCGCTGCGCCCGGACCGGCGCGCCGAGCTGGCCGCGAACGCGGTCGTGCACGCTCGGCGGTTCTCCTGGCGCCGGACGACGGACGCGCTGCTGGACATCTATGCTCAGGCCACCAGCGCCTTCCGGCACGCGCTGGACCTGCGCGCGGAGGTGGCGGTGTGA
- a CDS encoding DUF2505 domain-containing protein, with protein sequence MGSRIEHRAEFSADVPAVYAAVAGEDALKARLERLGGHGAALVSYTPTADGVRFELRQGISADKLPQAVRTLHKGDLLVTRTQTWRASGDGHQGNATVEVGGVPGEIVARTALGAAGGKTVLRTSGEVTVRIPLFGGKLESVIAEQVTKLLEREAEFTAKWLTEAN encoded by the coding sequence ATGGGATCCCGGATCGAGCACCGCGCTGAGTTCTCCGCCGACGTCCCCGCCGTCTACGCCGCGGTGGCCGGCGAGGACGCGCTGAAGGCGCGCCTGGAGCGCCTCGGCGGGCACGGCGCGGCGCTGGTGTCGTACACGCCGACGGCCGACGGCGTCCGGTTCGAGCTGCGGCAGGGCATCAGCGCGGACAAGCTGCCGCAGGCGGTGCGGACGCTGCACAAGGGCGACCTGCTGGTGACGCGGACCCAGACCTGGCGCGCGAGCGGCGACGGCCACCAGGGCAACGCGACCGTCGAGGTCGGCGGGGTGCCGGGGGAGATCGTCGCGCGGACGGCGCTGGGTGCCGCGGGCGGCAAGACGGTGCTGCGAACCAGCGGCGAGGTCACGGTCCGGATCCCGCTGTTCGGCGGGAAGCTGGAGAGCGTGATCGCCGAGCAGGTCACGAAGCTGCTGGAGCGCGAAGCCGAATTCACCGCGAAGTGGCTCACCGAAGCAAACTGA
- the purU gene encoding formyltetrahydrofolate deformylase, translating to MLRVTAPERRYVITFGCPDRTGIIARISGFLAEHGGWIVEAAYHTDPDTGWFFTRQVVRADSLPFDADGLRARFGEVAADLSADSSWQVSDTGERRRVVILVSKAGHCLYDLLGRVASGELDVDIAAVIGNHDSLADITRAHGIPFHHVPFPADGKTEAFEHVRKLVAEHDPHAVVLARFMQILPADLCREWAGRAINIHHSFLPSFIGAKPYHQAHTRGVKLVGATCHYVTADLDAGPIIEQDVIRVDHGDSVEDMVRKGRDIEKVTLARGLRWHLENRVLVHGNRTVVF from the coding sequence ATGCTCCGCGTGACCGCTCCCGAACGCCGCTACGTCATCACCTTCGGCTGCCCCGACCGCACCGGCATCATCGCCCGGATCTCCGGGTTCCTCGCCGAGCACGGCGGCTGGATCGTCGAAGCGGCCTACCACACCGACCCGGACACCGGCTGGTTCTTCACCCGCCAGGTCGTGCGGGCCGACTCGCTGCCGTTCGACGCCGACGGGCTGCGCGCCCGGTTCGGCGAGGTCGCCGCGGACCTGTCCGCCGACTCGAGCTGGCAGGTCAGCGACACCGGCGAACGCCGGCGCGTGGTGATCCTCGTCTCGAAGGCCGGGCACTGCCTCTACGACCTGCTCGGCCGCGTCGCCTCCGGTGAGCTGGACGTCGACATCGCCGCGGTGATCGGCAACCACGACTCGCTGGCCGACATCACGCGCGCGCACGGCATCCCGTTCCACCACGTGCCGTTCCCGGCCGACGGCAAGACCGAGGCGTTCGAGCACGTCCGCAAGCTGGTCGCGGAGCACGACCCGCACGCGGTGGTGCTGGCCCGGTTCATGCAGATCCTGCCCGCCGACCTCTGCCGCGAGTGGGCTGGCCGGGCGATCAACATCCACCACAGCTTCCTGCCGTCGTTCATCGGCGCGAAGCCGTACCACCAGGCCCACACGCGCGGCGTGAAGCTGGTCGGCGCGACCTGCCACTACGTGACGGCGGACCTCGACGCGGGCCCGATCATCGAGCAGGACGTCATCCGCGTCGACCACGGCGACTCGGTCGAGGACATGGTCCGCAAGGGCCGGGACATCGAAAAGGTGACCCTGGCGCGGGGCCTGCGCTGGCACCTGGAGAACCGCGTGCTGGTGCACGGCAACCGGACAGTGGTGTTCTGA
- a CDS encoding haloacid dehalogenase type II — protein sequence MLCVFDVNETLLDLAAMDDLVGGTDLRREWFGLAIHTVLTVTATGGYQDFAGIAGAAAVEVAARHGREVDLAEIGEGLRRLPAHPDVEPGVRKLREAGHDVVALTNSPLATAEAQLQNAGLATLFDRIFSAEQVGRLKPAPEPYRQVLTACSAGPGDAVMIAAHDWDIAGAQAAGLRTALLARPGVRPLPGTPSPTYTVAALPELAELL from the coding sequence ATGCTGTGCGTGTTCGACGTGAACGAGACCCTCCTCGACCTCGCCGCCATGGACGATCTCGTCGGCGGCACCGACCTGCGGCGCGAGTGGTTCGGGCTGGCCATCCACACGGTCCTGACGGTCACGGCGACCGGCGGCTACCAGGACTTCGCCGGCATCGCGGGCGCGGCCGCCGTCGAGGTCGCCGCACGGCACGGCCGCGAAGTCGACCTCGCCGAGATCGGCGAAGGACTCCGGCGCCTCCCCGCGCACCCGGACGTCGAACCCGGCGTCCGGAAGCTGCGCGAAGCGGGCCACGACGTCGTCGCGCTGACGAACTCGCCGCTCGCCACGGCGGAGGCGCAGCTGCAGAACGCGGGACTGGCCACGCTCTTCGACCGCATCTTCTCCGCCGAGCAGGTCGGCAGGCTCAAGCCCGCACCGGAGCCGTACCGGCAGGTCCTGACCGCCTGCTCCGCCGGACCCGGGGACGCGGTGATGATCGCCGCGCACGACTGGGACATCGCCGGCGCGCAGGCGGCCGGGCTCCGGACGGCCCTGCTCGCCCGGCCCGGCGTCCGCCCGCTGCCCGGCACGCCTTCGCCCACGTACACCGTGGCGGCGTTGCCGGAGCTGGCCGAGCTCCTCTAG
- a CDS encoding TetR/AcrR family transcriptional regulator, whose protein sequence is MGGKYHHGDLRGELVRVALDLIAEQGLTGFSVAEVARRAKVSPAAPYRHFPTRESLLAEVAAHIACQLADRVAAAAAAHDDPVDALAAAAGAYTRYLIERRAGMNVIYADGLHGPDHVELHEQTRRLTDEFLMRCLVVAPDPGTALELMEQLFTQAHGYGTFQLDGVFVKHGYSVDLVVRKSTEAARIAIAGRTASR, encoded by the coding sequence ATGGGCGGCAAGTACCACCACGGCGATCTGCGCGGCGAGCTCGTGCGCGTCGCACTGGACCTGATCGCGGAGCAGGGCCTGACCGGCTTCTCGGTCGCCGAGGTCGCGCGGCGGGCGAAGGTCAGCCCCGCGGCGCCCTACCGACACTTCCCCACCCGCGAGAGCCTCCTCGCCGAGGTCGCGGCGCACATCGCTTGCCAGCTGGCGGACCGCGTCGCGGCCGCGGCCGCCGCCCACGACGACCCGGTGGACGCACTGGCCGCGGCGGCCGGCGCCTACACGCGGTACCTGATCGAGCGGCGGGCCGGGATGAACGTCATCTACGCCGACGGCCTCCACGGCCCGGACCACGTCGAGCTGCACGAACAGACCCGGCGGCTGACCGACGAGTTCCTCATGCGCTGCCTCGTCGTCGCGCCGGACCCGGGGACCGCACTGGAGCTGATGGAGCAGCTGTTCACCCAGGCCCACGGCTACGGCACGTTCCAGCTCGACGGCGTCTTCGTGAAGCACGGCTATTCGGTGGACCTGGTGGTGCGCAAGTCCACCGAGGCGGCACGGATCGCGATCGCGGGCCGGACCGCCAGCCGCTGA
- a CDS encoding alpha/beta fold hydrolase, giving the protein MRTEVVGHGGVRLGLRVEGEQNSRPIVFVHGWAQSAGCWAAQLADPALSERYRLVAVDLRGHGASDVPATGYDDPRVWADDLAAVLDFAGPDAIVVAWSYGGLVLADHIRVHGTARLGGLVLVGAITEIGRDRPGGRVGPLMREHMRAMLSDDPDVAVPALTAFSRGMVTRPVPGTQAQALLGASLSVPPVVRAALFRRDAGSEDVLAAIDKPALVVHGSADRVIEPSAAEYAAGKIPGATVRWFLDGGHAPFAESADEFDAVLRQFAEEC; this is encoded by the coding sequence GTGCGCACCGAAGTCGTCGGGCACGGCGGGGTCCGGCTCGGCCTGCGGGTCGAAGGCGAGCAAAACAGCAGGCCGATCGTGTTCGTGCACGGCTGGGCGCAGTCGGCGGGCTGCTGGGCCGCGCAGCTCGCCGACCCGGCGCTGAGCGAGCGGTACCGGCTGGTCGCGGTGGACCTGCGCGGTCACGGCGCGTCCGACGTCCCGGCCACCGGGTACGACGACCCCCGCGTCTGGGCCGACGACCTCGCCGCCGTGCTCGACTTCGCGGGGCCGGACGCGATCGTCGTCGCCTGGTCCTACGGCGGCCTCGTGCTCGCCGACCACATCCGGGTGCACGGCACCGCACGGCTCGGCGGGCTGGTGCTCGTCGGCGCGATCACCGAGATCGGCCGCGACCGGCCGGGCGGGCGCGTCGGTCCGCTGATGCGCGAGCACATGCGCGCCATGCTTTCCGACGATCCGGACGTCGCGGTGCCGGCGCTCACCGCGTTCAGCCGCGGGATGGTCACCCGTCCGGTCCCCGGCACGCAGGCGCAGGCCCTGCTCGGCGCCAGTTTGAGCGTGCCGCCGGTGGTGCGCGCGGCGTTGTTCCGGCGGGACGCCGGCAGCGAAGACGTCTTGGCCGCGATCGACAAGCCCGCCCTGGTCGTGCACGGCTCCGCGGACCGGGTGATCGAGCCCTCGGCGGCCGAATACGCGGCCGGGAAGATTCCGGGTGCCACCGTGCGTTGGTTCCTTGACGGGGGGCATGCGCCCTTCGCCGAGTCCGCGGACGAGTTCGATGCGGTGCTGCGGCAGTTCGCCGAGGAATGCTGA